A genomic window from Caldalkalibacillus thermarum includes:
- the tsaB gene encoding tRNA (adenosine(37)-N6)-threonylcarbamoyltransferase complex dimerization subunit type 1 TsaB encodes MKILAMDTSTWALAVGVTDNGRLLGEFNTYVQKNHSLRLMPAIEQLLAGLDLKPSDLDLVAVAHGPGSYTGVRIGVTTAKTLAWSLQRPILGLSSLQTIAQNRTDFKGFIVPIFDARREHVYGGIYKPEDHLAKPVAKDRIQPLQQFLEEVQQAGEGPFLFIGEGVPVHRHAIAKVLGDRAHYAPESDSYSRGRSLAELAWHYRAEAQRNIHAFAPQYLQLAEAEKKWLEKQNL; translated from the coding sequence ATGAAGATATTAGCCATGGATACATCAACCTGGGCCTTGGCTGTTGGTGTGACGGACAATGGACGCCTCCTGGGAGAGTTTAACACCTATGTGCAAAAAAATCATTCTTTGCGCCTGATGCCGGCCATTGAACAGCTGCTGGCTGGACTGGACTTAAAACCTTCCGACCTGGATCTTGTAGCTGTCGCCCATGGCCCGGGTTCGTACACGGGTGTGCGCATCGGCGTCACCACAGCCAAAACCCTGGCCTGGAGCCTGCAGCGGCCCATACTCGGTTTATCCAGCTTGCAGACCATAGCCCAAAACAGGACAGATTTTAAAGGTTTCATCGTTCCCATATTTGACGCCAGGCGGGAACATGTCTACGGGGGGATCTATAAGCCTGAAGACCATCTGGCCAAACCGGTGGCGAAAGACCGCATTCAGCCCCTGCAGCAGTTCTTGGAGGAAGTTCAGCAGGCGGGAGAAGGTCCCTTTTTATTTATAGGAGAAGGTGTGCCGGTTCATCGTCATGCGATTGCCAAAGTGTTGGGAGACCGGGCACACTATGCCCCGGAGAGTGACAGCTATTCCCGGGGACGTTCACTGGCTGAACTGGCTTGGCATTACAGAGCAGAAGCACAACGAAATATCCATGCTTTTGCTCCCCAATATCTGCAATTGGCGGAAGCGGAGAAGAAGTGGCTGGAAAAACAGAATTTGTGA